One Bremerella alba DNA segment encodes these proteins:
- the rimO gene encoding 30S ribosomal protein S12 methylthiotransferase RimO codes for MTSLPIIDSNTPSPSQVANTSASGEARGKYSFISLGCPKNLVDSERMLGLLNQDGYQLTQDTEGSDFVVINTCGFIERARDESFAAIEEMLELKRQGKIKGVIVAGCLAERQKDVLLETCPEIDQIVGVFGREEITQVADRLVGQLEEQRTVFKPAPVRALTDRNRLRITPRHFSYLKISEGCDRLCTFCAIPKMRGKHATKPMEEVISEAEELAADGVRELNIVAQDTTYYGMDLYGESRLAELLTKLNQVQGIDWIRLMYFYPMYVTRPLLETMAACDKIVPYVDIPLQHINDTMLRRMARRVTRSQTEEMVGQMREIIPGLNIRTTFITGFPGETDEQFLELADFIETQRFERVGVFTYSKEEGTPAVRLDDHLPDELMEQRREHLMAIQQEIVFDHNEAKVGQTLDVLIDQPVPGEKTAFIGRTVADAPDVDCVTYVTGQGLKPGDIVPTEIVMYKDYDLVGVASGPAR; via the coding sequence ATGACCAGTTTGCCTATTATCGATTCGAATACACCCAGCCCTTCCCAAGTCGCCAACACGAGCGCCTCTGGCGAGGCCCGGGGAAAGTATTCCTTCATCAGCCTGGGTTGCCCGAAGAACCTGGTCGATAGCGAACGCATGTTGGGCCTGTTGAATCAAGATGGCTACCAACTGACGCAGGACACCGAAGGCTCGGACTTCGTGGTGATCAATACGTGCGGCTTCATCGAACGCGCTCGCGACGAATCGTTCGCCGCCATCGAAGAGATGCTCGAGCTGAAGCGTCAGGGCAAGATCAAAGGGGTGATCGTCGCCGGTTGCCTGGCCGAACGGCAGAAAGATGTGTTGCTGGAAACCTGCCCCGAGATCGATCAGATTGTGGGCGTTTTCGGTCGGGAAGAAATTACCCAGGTTGCCGATCGCCTGGTCGGACAGCTGGAAGAGCAGCGAACCGTCTTCAAGCCAGCCCCGGTTCGGGCGCTCACCGATCGCAATCGCCTGCGTATCACGCCGCGACACTTTTCGTACCTGAAGATATCGGAAGGGTGCGACCGGCTTTGTACGTTCTGCGCGATCCCCAAGATGCGCGGCAAGCACGCCACCAAGCCGATGGAAGAGGTAATCTCTGAAGCCGAGGAACTGGCCGCCGATGGCGTACGCGAGCTGAACATCGTCGCCCAGGACACCACCTACTACGGCATGGACCTTTACGGCGAGTCGCGTTTAGCCGAGCTGCTTACGAAGCTGAACCAGGTGCAAGGCATCGACTGGATTCGGTTGATGTACTTCTACCCGATGTACGTGACCCGGCCGCTGCTAGAGACGATGGCCGCGTGCGACAAGATAGTGCCGTACGTCGACATTCCGCTGCAGCACATCAACGACACGATGCTCCGCCGCATGGCCCGCCGCGTGACGCGTAGCCAGACCGAAGAGATGGTCGGCCAGATGCGCGAGATCATTCCTGGTCTGAATATCCGAACCACGTTCATCACCGGCTTCCCAGGCGAAACGGACGAGCAGTTCCTGGAGCTGGCCGACTTTATTGAAACCCAACGTTTCGAGCGTGTCGGGGTATTCACCTATTCCAAGGAAGAAGGCACCCCGGCGGTTCGCCTGGACGATCACCTGCCGGACGAACTGATGGAGCAGCGCCGCGAGCATTTGATGGCGATCCAGCAGGAAATCGTCTTCGATCATAACGAAGCCAAGGTCGGCCAAACGCTAGACGTGCTGATCGATCAGCCGGTGCCAGGCGAAAAGACCGCTTTCATCGGACGCACCGTCGCCGATGCCCCGGACGTCGACTGCGTGACCTACGTGACCGGCCAGGGACTTAAGCCGGGGGATATCGTCCCGACCGAGATTGTCATGTACAAAGACTATGACTTGGTCGGCGTGGCAAGTGGCCCTGCCCGATAG
- the pgsA gene encoding CDP-diacylglycerol--glycerol-3-phosphate 3-phosphatidyltransferase: MSDKPVPSDVIVNVPNTLTALRFLLSIVAFVLLPLNFIWAALAIFIVAVSTDWIDGYWARKYNQVTKFGRIFDPFVDKIIICGTFVFLVAIPGSGVAAWVAVVVMGREMLVTVIRSFVEQHGGDFSANWPGKWKMVFQCALAILSMVVLGLDEGTAQTTWYGLSNEPAWLAYLFNFIVWGTIGLTLASGWIYIVDAVNMIRSGSLSTD; the protein is encoded by the coding sequence ATGTCAGATAAGCCCGTCCCTTCCGACGTGATCGTCAATGTCCCCAACACGCTGACGGCACTCCGCTTTTTGCTGTCGATCGTGGCGTTTGTTTTGTTGCCGCTGAACTTTATCTGGGCGGCGTTGGCCATCTTTATCGTGGCCGTCTCGACCGACTGGATCGATGGTTACTGGGCGCGAAAATACAACCAGGTCACCAAGTTTGGTCGCATCTTCGATCCGTTTGTCGACAAAATCATCATTTGCGGGACGTTTGTGTTTCTCGTAGCGATCCCCGGATCCGGCGTTGCCGCGTGGGTGGCCGTGGTGGTGATGGGGCGCGAGATGCTCGTGACCGTGATTCGCAGCTTTGTCGAACAGCATGGCGGCGACTTTTCCGCCAATTGGCCTGGCAAATGGAAGATGGTTTTTCAGTGTGCGTTAGCCATTCTGTCGATGGTTGTGCTGGGACTCGATGAGGGTACGGCCCAAACGACATGGTACGGGTTAAGCAATGAGCCGGCGTGGTTGGCCTATTTGTTTAATTTCATCGTGTGGGGCACCATTGGTCTGACATTGGCATCGGGATGGATCTATATTGTGGATGCCGTCAACATGATCCGATCCGGAAGCCTTTCTACAGATTAA